In Candidatus Poribacteria bacterium, the genomic window TGGATAGGTCATCCCGAAATTCCGTTGCCTCAGTCAATCCACCCCTATACATGACAAAGATTCGATCACTCAGTGCCAAGACCTCGTCAAGTTCCGTCGAAATCAGCAAGACAGCTCGTTGCTTCCGACGTTGTTC contains:
- a CDS encoding ABC transporter ATP-binding protein; the encoded protein is EQRRKQRAVLLISTELDEVLALSDRIFVMYRGGLTEATEFRDDLSRIGLLMTGNWQSELQ